In the genome of Ananas comosus cultivar F153 linkage group 11, ASM154086v1, whole genome shotgun sequence, one region contains:
- the LOC109717041 gene encoding uncharacterized protein At4g10930-like isoform X3 has product MMWLLIHQLLVIHAIYDRYHATCVGFNSESVQKKSWLCPRCIPAEGQQNLDSFLKQNPDGNSIVTIDSSFAGKVSVSIADDGETAVVVSMVGAQQNTETSKKFPWESPLDLSTGKGIESSSYDSNTGNGELFYKSSEMGETQSDVLMEKPLEFSPIRESALEASTSEPETDALNASLRLPDSVAFSSFSAIAGGLETKNDVVDNEFSKYSPSINSPIRASVGTLSGDQKVGITNKNMGDGMHQEDTKVEDLMETSVNAHFDADIVNSHSRKGDSQTRIEADYPVKKAKLDVKSQNLSLESHSTPSALKCHTSSRDTAIGEDDQSDYVPEEGSVPSDIMSIVQGTQHRLHHHRDGEKFLNRNEGDKSGPRVKKIMRRAEKENESSILVQKLRKEIREVVGDTALKSSKDEPFDGKLLTAFRAAIGKPEVVETKLDPSLLRARKSLLKKGKVRENLTKKIYGTSTGRRKHTWAREWEVEFWKYRCSSAKPEKIETLQSVLELLKKFSNSSAENFEINQEPKGGTENSILSRVYLADASVFPRKDDIKPLSALNGCSSVETNNQNTTNKSDCLSEKTPKVVSRGTSNVKVSSSGNTGKKSSSNSQKEANQPDCNKRDKRQWALEVLARKNASSSSNANKDKPEEGSELKEKYPFMAQLPIDMRPKLASSRHNKVPVTVRRAQLYRITEHYLRRTNSTVIRRTADTELAVADAVNIEKEIVERSNSKLVYINLCSQVLRQHPKPEAGSAASSSAATTECSIDELTKETSFTHEDTPCSDDVEEALRRAGLSSDSPPDSPERKVPIVVEGDPLVNVREECLENPQNAEKAATSNIEEGFEGYPSLTVREGVENTQNPEETATSNIEEGLIVNQEVISDIVKTDTIANSPSMLKPSEVDTGRDKESEEPNGPEKDLLVNRTSDEANVSEKDPLVNKISDETIEHLSNTTNMEEAANNLNPCESGMNRPMDGATVSELGSKNCAENNVADDEPPSNCKSSGGENETNSLRSKNEAREAKSTSSSNKSANSTDSILKKLEAHVKEHIRPLCKSGVITVEQYRWAVGKTTEKVMRYHQKDKNANFLIKEGDKVKRLAEQYAEAAAQQKEAL; this is encoded by the exons ATGATGTGGCTTTTGATACATCAATTGCTTGTGATTCATGCGATATATG ATAGGTATCATGCTACATGTGTTGGATTCAATTCTGAATCTGTACAGAAAAAATCATGGTTGTGCCCTAG GTGTATACCTGCTGAAGGCCaacaaaatttagattctttcTTAAAACAGAACCCTGATGGAAATTCCATTGTGACAATTGATTCATCCTTTGCTGGGAAGGTATCAGTATCTATTGCTGATGATGGTGAGACAGCTGTCGTTGTCTCAATGGTTGGAGCACAACAGAATACAGAAACCAGTAAAAAATTTCCATGGGAGAGTCCATTAGATTTAAGTACAGGGAAAGGAATTGAAAGTTCGTCTTATGACTCAAATACCGGTAATGGGGAACTCTTTTATAAGTCATCGGAAATGGGTGAAACCCAATCAGATGTACTGATGGAGAAACCATTAGAATTCTCACCTATAAGGGAGTCTGCCCTAGAGGCGTCTACTTCTGAACCGGAAACTGATGCACTTAATGCCTCACTGAGATTACCAGACAGTGTAGCATTCTCTTCCTTCTCAGCAATAGCTGGTGGTTTGGAAACCAAAAATGATGTTGTAGACAATGAATTTTCTAAATACAGCCCTAGCATCAATTCTCCGATCAGAGCATCTGTCGGCACCTTGTCAG GTGACCAGAAGGTAGGCATCACCAATAAGAATATGGGTGATGGTATGCACCAAGAAGATACTAAAGTTGAAGATTTGATGGAAACTTCAGTGAATGCTCACTT TGATGCTGATATAGTGAACAGCCACAGCAGAAAAGGAGACTCCCAGACTAGAATAGAAGCCGACTATCCTGTAAAGAAAGCAAAATTAGATGTAAAATCTCAAAACTTGTCCTTGGAAAGCCATTCTACCCCTTCAGCATTGAAATGCCATACTTCTTCCAGAGATACAGCAATTGGTGAAGACGATCAATCAGATTATGTCCCAGAAGAGGGATCGGTTCCTAGTGATATAATGAGTATAGTTCAAGGAACACAGCACAGATTGCACCATCATAGAGATGGGGAGAAGTTTTTGAATAGAAATGAAGGAGATAAATCTGGGCCTAGAGTGAAAAAGATCATGCGAAgagcagaaaaagaaaatgaatcaTCCATCTTGGTTCAAAAACTGCGAAAAGAGATTAGAGAGGTTGTTGGAGATACAGCGTTGAAGAGCTCAAAGGATGAGCCATTTGACGGAAAGCTTCTTACTGCGTTTAGAGCAGCTATAGGAAAACCTGAAGTTGTGGAAACAAAGCTCGATCCTTCACTTCTAAGGGCAAGGAAATCTTTgctgaaaaaaggaaaagtacgTGAAAATTTGACAAAGAAAATATATGGAACTTCAACGGGAAGGAGAAAGCATACATGGGCCCGTGAATGGGAAGTCGAGTTCTGGAAGTACCGATGCTCAAGTGCAAAGCCTGAAAAGATTGAGACGCTACAGTCAGTTCTTGAACTTCTTAAAAAGTTTTCAAATTCATCTGCAGAGAACTTTGAAATCAATCAAGAGCCAAAGGGGGGAACTGAAAATTCCATCTTATCCAGAGTGTATCTAGCTGATGCATCAGTTTTCCCAAGAAAGGATGATATAAAGCCTCTCTCTGCTCTTAATGGGTGCTCATCAGTGGAGACAAATAACCAGAATACCACAAACAAATCTGATTGTCTATCAGAAAAAACTCCAAAAGTAGTTTCTAGGGGAACATCCAATGTTAAAGTTTCTTCATCTGGTAACACAGGTAAAAAGTCAAGTTCAAATTCACAAAAGGAAGCTAATCAACCTGATTGCAATAAGCGTGACAAAAGGCAATGGGCGCTTGAGGTTCTTGCCAGAAAGAATGCTTCCTCAAGTTCAAATGCAAATAAGGACAAACCTGAAGAAGGAAGTGAGCTTAAGGAGAAGTATCCTTTCATG GCGCAACTTCCAATTGATATGAGACCAAAGCTAGCAAGTAGCCGCCATAATAAAGTTCCTGTAACAGTTAGGCGG GCGCAACTTTACCGTATCACTGAACATTACTTAAGAAGAACAAATTCAACAGTCATTCGTAGAACAGCAGATACTGAGTTGGCTGTTGCCGATGCGGTTAATATAGAAAAGGAGATTGTAGAAAGGTCCAACAGCAAGTTGGTTTACATTAACCTTTGCTCACAGGTCCTCCGCCAACATCCTAAGCCAGAAGCTGGATCAGCTGCTTCATCTTCAGCAGCAACCACTGAGTGTAGTATTGATGAGTTGACAAAAGAAACATCATTCACGCATGAAGACACTCCATGCAGCGATGATGTGGAAGAGGCATTACGAAGGGCAGGCCTTTCTTCTGATTCCCCTCCAGATAGCCCGGAAAGAAAAGTGCCAATTGTTGTTGAAGGAGATCCTTTAGTAAACGTTAGAGAAGAATGCCTCGAGAACCCTCAGAATGCAGAAAAAGCAGCAACTTCTAATATTGAAGAAGGCTTTGAAGGATATCCTTCATTAACTGTTAGAGAAGGCGTTGAGAACACTCAGAACCCAGAAGAAACAGCAACTTCTAACATTGAAGAAGGCTTGATTGTGAATCAAGAGGTGATTAGTGACATTGTGAAAACAGATACTATAGCAAATTCTCCCTCGATGCTAAAACCCTCTGAAGTAGATACAGGTAGGGACAAGGAAAGTGAAGAGCCGAATGGGCCAGAGAAGGATCTTTTGGTAAATAGGACATCTGATGAAGCGAATGTGTCAGAGAAGGATCCTTTGGTAAATAAGATATCTGATGAAACTATTGAACATTTAAGCAACACCACTAATATGGAAGAAGCGGCCAACAACTTGAATCCTTGTGAAAGTGGGATGAATAGGCCAATGGATGGTGCTACTGTGTCGGAGTTGGGGAGCAAGAACTGTGCTGAAAATAATGTTGCCGATGATGAGCCACCTTCTAATTGCAAATCATCCGGAGGAGAGAATGAAACAAATTCTCTGAGGAGTAAGAACGAAGCAAGGGAGGCCAAGTCCACGTCCAGCAGTAACAAGTCGGCTAATTCCACTGATTCCATATTGAAGAAG CTGGAAGCACACGTCAAAGAACACATCAGGCCGCTGTGCAAAAGCGGTGTAATTACTGTCGAACAATATCGATGGGCAGTCGGAAAAACAACTGAAAAGGTTATGAGGTACCATCAGAAGGACAAAAATGCAAATTTCCTCATCAAGGAGGGTGACAAGGTGAAAAGGCTTGCCGAGCAGtatgctgaagctgctgctcaGCAAAAGGAAGCATTATAG
- the LOC109717041 gene encoding uncharacterized protein At4g10930-like isoform X1: MNAQEHGIDESEDEAVEEEDYLDDSAFDNDTCGICTDIVVERGVIDCCEHWFCFTCIDNWAAITNRCPLCKSEFQSITCLPVYETTGSIKAEEYSLSRDVNDWYVQGESNTLSFPSYYIDEDAVICLDGGGCKIRTGLLTAEDDVAFDTSIACDSCDIWYHATCVGFNSESVQKKSWLCPRCIPAEGQQNLDSFLKQNPDGNSIVTIDSSFAGKVSVSIADDGETAVVVSMVGAQQNTETSKKFPWESPLDLSTGKGIESSSYDSNTGNGELFYKSSEMGETQSDVLMEKPLEFSPIRESALEASTSEPETDALNASLRLPDSVAFSSFSAIAGGLETKNDVVDNEFSKYSPSINSPIRASVGTLSGDQKVGITNKNMGDGMHQEDTKVEDLMETSVNAHFDADIVNSHSRKGDSQTRIEADYPVKKAKLDVKSQNLSLESHSTPSALKCHTSSRDTAIGEDDQSDYVPEEGSVPSDIMSIVQGTQHRLHHHRDGEKFLNRNEGDKSGPRVKKIMRRAEKENESSILVQKLRKEIREVVGDTALKSSKDEPFDGKLLTAFRAAIGKPEVVETKLDPSLLRARKSLLKKGKVRENLTKKIYGTSTGRRKHTWAREWEVEFWKYRCSSAKPEKIETLQSVLELLKKFSNSSAENFEINQEPKGGTENSILSRVYLADASVFPRKDDIKPLSALNGCSSVETNNQNTTNKSDCLSEKTPKVVSRGTSNVKVSSSGNTGKKSSSNSQKEANQPDCNKRDKRQWALEVLARKNASSSSNANKDKPEEGSELKEKYPFMAQLPIDMRPKLASSRHNKVPVTVRRAQLYRITEHYLRRTNSTVIRRTADTELAVADAVNIEKEIVERSNSKLVYINLCSQVLRQHPKPEAGSAASSSAATTECSIDELTKETSFTHEDTPCSDDVEEALRRAGLSSDSPPDSPERKVPIVVEGDPLVNVREECLENPQNAEKAATSNIEEGFEGYPSLTVREGVENTQNPEETATSNIEEGLIVNQEVISDIVKTDTIANSPSMLKPSEVDTGRDKESEEPNGPEKDLLVNRTSDEANVSEKDPLVNKISDETIEHLSNTTNMEEAANNLNPCESGMNRPMDGATVSELGSKNCAENNVADDEPPSNCKSSGGENETNSLRSKNEAREAKSTSSSNKSANSTDSILKKLEAHVKEHIRPLCKSGVITVEQYRWAVGKTTEKVMRYHQKDKNANFLIKEGDKVKRLAEQYAEAAAQQKEAL, encoded by the exons ATGAACGCACAAGAACATGGCATTGATGAATCGGAAGATGAAGCTGTTGAAGAAGAGGATTATTTG GATGATTCTGCTTTTGATAACGATACATGTGGAATATGTACAGACATTGTTGTTGAAAGAGGAGTTATAGACTGTTGTGAACACTG GTTTTGCTTTACATGCATTGACAACTGGGCTGCCATTACAAACCGCTGCCCACTTTGCAAGAGTGAATTTCAGTCTATTACTTGCCTTCCA GTGTATGAGACCACTGGAAGCATCAAAGCAGAGGAGTATTCTCTTTCGAG AGATGTCAATGATTGGTATGTCCAAGGGGAGAGCAACACACTTTCCTTCCCTTCATACTACATTGATGAAGAT GCAGTCATATGTTTGGATGGTGGTGGATGCAAAATTCGAACTGGACTTTTAACAGCTGAGGATGATGTGGCTTTTGATACATCAATTGCTTGTGATTCATGCGATATATG GTATCATGCTACATGTGTTGGATTCAATTCTGAATCTGTACAGAAAAAATCATGGTTGTGCCCTAG GTGTATACCTGCTGAAGGCCaacaaaatttagattctttcTTAAAACAGAACCCTGATGGAAATTCCATTGTGACAATTGATTCATCCTTTGCTGGGAAGGTATCAGTATCTATTGCTGATGATGGTGAGACAGCTGTCGTTGTCTCAATGGTTGGAGCACAACAGAATACAGAAACCAGTAAAAAATTTCCATGGGAGAGTCCATTAGATTTAAGTACAGGGAAAGGAATTGAAAGTTCGTCTTATGACTCAAATACCGGTAATGGGGAACTCTTTTATAAGTCATCGGAAATGGGTGAAACCCAATCAGATGTACTGATGGAGAAACCATTAGAATTCTCACCTATAAGGGAGTCTGCCCTAGAGGCGTCTACTTCTGAACCGGAAACTGATGCACTTAATGCCTCACTGAGATTACCAGACAGTGTAGCATTCTCTTCCTTCTCAGCAATAGCTGGTGGTTTGGAAACCAAAAATGATGTTGTAGACAATGAATTTTCTAAATACAGCCCTAGCATCAATTCTCCGATCAGAGCATCTGTCGGCACCTTGTCAG GTGACCAGAAGGTAGGCATCACCAATAAGAATATGGGTGATGGTATGCACCAAGAAGATACTAAAGTTGAAGATTTGATGGAAACTTCAGTGAATGCTCACTT TGATGCTGATATAGTGAACAGCCACAGCAGAAAAGGAGACTCCCAGACTAGAATAGAAGCCGACTATCCTGTAAAGAAAGCAAAATTAGATGTAAAATCTCAAAACTTGTCCTTGGAAAGCCATTCTACCCCTTCAGCATTGAAATGCCATACTTCTTCCAGAGATACAGCAATTGGTGAAGACGATCAATCAGATTATGTCCCAGAAGAGGGATCGGTTCCTAGTGATATAATGAGTATAGTTCAAGGAACACAGCACAGATTGCACCATCATAGAGATGGGGAGAAGTTTTTGAATAGAAATGAAGGAGATAAATCTGGGCCTAGAGTGAAAAAGATCATGCGAAgagcagaaaaagaaaatgaatcaTCCATCTTGGTTCAAAAACTGCGAAAAGAGATTAGAGAGGTTGTTGGAGATACAGCGTTGAAGAGCTCAAAGGATGAGCCATTTGACGGAAAGCTTCTTACTGCGTTTAGAGCAGCTATAGGAAAACCTGAAGTTGTGGAAACAAAGCTCGATCCTTCACTTCTAAGGGCAAGGAAATCTTTgctgaaaaaaggaaaagtacgTGAAAATTTGACAAAGAAAATATATGGAACTTCAACGGGAAGGAGAAAGCATACATGGGCCCGTGAATGGGAAGTCGAGTTCTGGAAGTACCGATGCTCAAGTGCAAAGCCTGAAAAGATTGAGACGCTACAGTCAGTTCTTGAACTTCTTAAAAAGTTTTCAAATTCATCTGCAGAGAACTTTGAAATCAATCAAGAGCCAAAGGGGGGAACTGAAAATTCCATCTTATCCAGAGTGTATCTAGCTGATGCATCAGTTTTCCCAAGAAAGGATGATATAAAGCCTCTCTCTGCTCTTAATGGGTGCTCATCAGTGGAGACAAATAACCAGAATACCACAAACAAATCTGATTGTCTATCAGAAAAAACTCCAAAAGTAGTTTCTAGGGGAACATCCAATGTTAAAGTTTCTTCATCTGGTAACACAGGTAAAAAGTCAAGTTCAAATTCACAAAAGGAAGCTAATCAACCTGATTGCAATAAGCGTGACAAAAGGCAATGGGCGCTTGAGGTTCTTGCCAGAAAGAATGCTTCCTCAAGTTCAAATGCAAATAAGGACAAACCTGAAGAAGGAAGTGAGCTTAAGGAGAAGTATCCTTTCATG GCGCAACTTCCAATTGATATGAGACCAAAGCTAGCAAGTAGCCGCCATAATAAAGTTCCTGTAACAGTTAGGCGG GCGCAACTTTACCGTATCACTGAACATTACTTAAGAAGAACAAATTCAACAGTCATTCGTAGAACAGCAGATACTGAGTTGGCTGTTGCCGATGCGGTTAATATAGAAAAGGAGATTGTAGAAAGGTCCAACAGCAAGTTGGTTTACATTAACCTTTGCTCACAGGTCCTCCGCCAACATCCTAAGCCAGAAGCTGGATCAGCTGCTTCATCTTCAGCAGCAACCACTGAGTGTAGTATTGATGAGTTGACAAAAGAAACATCATTCACGCATGAAGACACTCCATGCAGCGATGATGTGGAAGAGGCATTACGAAGGGCAGGCCTTTCTTCTGATTCCCCTCCAGATAGCCCGGAAAGAAAAGTGCCAATTGTTGTTGAAGGAGATCCTTTAGTAAACGTTAGAGAAGAATGCCTCGAGAACCCTCAGAATGCAGAAAAAGCAGCAACTTCTAATATTGAAGAAGGCTTTGAAGGATATCCTTCATTAACTGTTAGAGAAGGCGTTGAGAACACTCAGAACCCAGAAGAAACAGCAACTTCTAACATTGAAGAAGGCTTGATTGTGAATCAAGAGGTGATTAGTGACATTGTGAAAACAGATACTATAGCAAATTCTCCCTCGATGCTAAAACCCTCTGAAGTAGATACAGGTAGGGACAAGGAAAGTGAAGAGCCGAATGGGCCAGAGAAGGATCTTTTGGTAAATAGGACATCTGATGAAGCGAATGTGTCAGAGAAGGATCCTTTGGTAAATAAGATATCTGATGAAACTATTGAACATTTAAGCAACACCACTAATATGGAAGAAGCGGCCAACAACTTGAATCCTTGTGAAAGTGGGATGAATAGGCCAATGGATGGTGCTACTGTGTCGGAGTTGGGGAGCAAGAACTGTGCTGAAAATAATGTTGCCGATGATGAGCCACCTTCTAATTGCAAATCATCCGGAGGAGAGAATGAAACAAATTCTCTGAGGAGTAAGAACGAAGCAAGGGAGGCCAAGTCCACGTCCAGCAGTAACAAGTCGGCTAATTCCACTGATTCCATATTGAAGAAG CTGGAAGCACACGTCAAAGAACACATCAGGCCGCTGTGCAAAAGCGGTGTAATTACTGTCGAACAATATCGATGGGCAGTCGGAAAAACAACTGAAAAGGTTATGAGGTACCATCAGAAGGACAAAAATGCAAATTTCCTCATCAAGGAGGGTGACAAGGTGAAAAGGCTTGCCGAGCAGtatgctgaagctgctgctcaGCAAAAGGAAGCATTATAG
- the LOC109717041 gene encoding uncharacterized protein At4g10930-like isoform X2: MKVYETTGSIKAEEYSLSRDVNDWYVQGESNTLSFPSYYIDEDAVICLDGGGCKIRTGLLTAEDDVAFDTSIACDSCDIWYHATCVGFNSESVQKKSWLCPRCIPAEGQQNLDSFLKQNPDGNSIVTIDSSFAGKVSVSIADDGETAVVVSMVGAQQNTETSKKFPWESPLDLSTGKGIESSSYDSNTGNGELFYKSSEMGETQSDVLMEKPLEFSPIRESALEASTSEPETDALNASLRLPDSVAFSSFSAIAGGLETKNDVVDNEFSKYSPSINSPIRASVGTLSGDQKVGITNKNMGDGMHQEDTKVEDLMETSVNAHFDADIVNSHSRKGDSQTRIEADYPVKKAKLDVKSQNLSLESHSTPSALKCHTSSRDTAIGEDDQSDYVPEEGSVPSDIMSIVQGTQHRLHHHRDGEKFLNRNEGDKSGPRVKKIMRRAEKENESSILVQKLRKEIREVVGDTALKSSKDEPFDGKLLTAFRAAIGKPEVVETKLDPSLLRARKSLLKKGKVRENLTKKIYGTSTGRRKHTWAREWEVEFWKYRCSSAKPEKIETLQSVLELLKKFSNSSAENFEINQEPKGGTENSILSRVYLADASVFPRKDDIKPLSALNGCSSVETNNQNTTNKSDCLSEKTPKVVSRGTSNVKVSSSGNTGKKSSSNSQKEANQPDCNKRDKRQWALEVLARKNASSSSNANKDKPEEGSELKEKYPFMAQLPIDMRPKLASSRHNKVPVTVRRAQLYRITEHYLRRTNSTVIRRTADTELAVADAVNIEKEIVERSNSKLVYINLCSQVLRQHPKPEAGSAASSSAATTECSIDELTKETSFTHEDTPCSDDVEEALRRAGLSSDSPPDSPERKVPIVVEGDPLVNVREECLENPQNAEKAATSNIEEGFEGYPSLTVREGVENTQNPEETATSNIEEGLIVNQEVISDIVKTDTIANSPSMLKPSEVDTGRDKESEEPNGPEKDLLVNRTSDEANVSEKDPLVNKISDETIEHLSNTTNMEEAANNLNPCESGMNRPMDGATVSELGSKNCAENNVADDEPPSNCKSSGGENETNSLRSKNEAREAKSTSSSNKSANSTDSILKKLEAHVKEHIRPLCKSGVITVEQYRWAVGKTTEKVMRYHQKDKNANFLIKEGDKVKRLAEQYAEAAAQQKEAL; the protein is encoded by the exons ATGAAGGTGTATGAGACCACTGGAAGCATCAAAGCAGAGGAGTATTCTCTTTCGAG AGATGTCAATGATTGGTATGTCCAAGGGGAGAGCAACACACTTTCCTTCCCTTCATACTACATTGATGAAGAT GCAGTCATATGTTTGGATGGTGGTGGATGCAAAATTCGAACTGGACTTTTAACAGCTGAGGATGATGTGGCTTTTGATACATCAATTGCTTGTGATTCATGCGATATATG GTATCATGCTACATGTGTTGGATTCAATTCTGAATCTGTACAGAAAAAATCATGGTTGTGCCCTAG GTGTATACCTGCTGAAGGCCaacaaaatttagattctttcTTAAAACAGAACCCTGATGGAAATTCCATTGTGACAATTGATTCATCCTTTGCTGGGAAGGTATCAGTATCTATTGCTGATGATGGTGAGACAGCTGTCGTTGTCTCAATGGTTGGAGCACAACAGAATACAGAAACCAGTAAAAAATTTCCATGGGAGAGTCCATTAGATTTAAGTACAGGGAAAGGAATTGAAAGTTCGTCTTATGACTCAAATACCGGTAATGGGGAACTCTTTTATAAGTCATCGGAAATGGGTGAAACCCAATCAGATGTACTGATGGAGAAACCATTAGAATTCTCACCTATAAGGGAGTCTGCCCTAGAGGCGTCTACTTCTGAACCGGAAACTGATGCACTTAATGCCTCACTGAGATTACCAGACAGTGTAGCATTCTCTTCCTTCTCAGCAATAGCTGGTGGTTTGGAAACCAAAAATGATGTTGTAGACAATGAATTTTCTAAATACAGCCCTAGCATCAATTCTCCGATCAGAGCATCTGTCGGCACCTTGTCAG GTGACCAGAAGGTAGGCATCACCAATAAGAATATGGGTGATGGTATGCACCAAGAAGATACTAAAGTTGAAGATTTGATGGAAACTTCAGTGAATGCTCACTT TGATGCTGATATAGTGAACAGCCACAGCAGAAAAGGAGACTCCCAGACTAGAATAGAAGCCGACTATCCTGTAAAGAAAGCAAAATTAGATGTAAAATCTCAAAACTTGTCCTTGGAAAGCCATTCTACCCCTTCAGCATTGAAATGCCATACTTCTTCCAGAGATACAGCAATTGGTGAAGACGATCAATCAGATTATGTCCCAGAAGAGGGATCGGTTCCTAGTGATATAATGAGTATAGTTCAAGGAACACAGCACAGATTGCACCATCATAGAGATGGGGAGAAGTTTTTGAATAGAAATGAAGGAGATAAATCTGGGCCTAGAGTGAAAAAGATCATGCGAAgagcagaaaaagaaaatgaatcaTCCATCTTGGTTCAAAAACTGCGAAAAGAGATTAGAGAGGTTGTTGGAGATACAGCGTTGAAGAGCTCAAAGGATGAGCCATTTGACGGAAAGCTTCTTACTGCGTTTAGAGCAGCTATAGGAAAACCTGAAGTTGTGGAAACAAAGCTCGATCCTTCACTTCTAAGGGCAAGGAAATCTTTgctgaaaaaaggaaaagtacgTGAAAATTTGACAAAGAAAATATATGGAACTTCAACGGGAAGGAGAAAGCATACATGGGCCCGTGAATGGGAAGTCGAGTTCTGGAAGTACCGATGCTCAAGTGCAAAGCCTGAAAAGATTGAGACGCTACAGTCAGTTCTTGAACTTCTTAAAAAGTTTTCAAATTCATCTGCAGAGAACTTTGAAATCAATCAAGAGCCAAAGGGGGGAACTGAAAATTCCATCTTATCCAGAGTGTATCTAGCTGATGCATCAGTTTTCCCAAGAAAGGATGATATAAAGCCTCTCTCTGCTCTTAATGGGTGCTCATCAGTGGAGACAAATAACCAGAATACCACAAACAAATCTGATTGTCTATCAGAAAAAACTCCAAAAGTAGTTTCTAGGGGAACATCCAATGTTAAAGTTTCTTCATCTGGTAACACAGGTAAAAAGTCAAGTTCAAATTCACAAAAGGAAGCTAATCAACCTGATTGCAATAAGCGTGACAAAAGGCAATGGGCGCTTGAGGTTCTTGCCAGAAAGAATGCTTCCTCAAGTTCAAATGCAAATAAGGACAAACCTGAAGAAGGAAGTGAGCTTAAGGAGAAGTATCCTTTCATG GCGCAACTTCCAATTGATATGAGACCAAAGCTAGCAAGTAGCCGCCATAATAAAGTTCCTGTAACAGTTAGGCGG GCGCAACTTTACCGTATCACTGAACATTACTTAAGAAGAACAAATTCAACAGTCATTCGTAGAACAGCAGATACTGAGTTGGCTGTTGCCGATGCGGTTAATATAGAAAAGGAGATTGTAGAAAGGTCCAACAGCAAGTTGGTTTACATTAACCTTTGCTCACAGGTCCTCCGCCAACATCCTAAGCCAGAAGCTGGATCAGCTGCTTCATCTTCAGCAGCAACCACTGAGTGTAGTATTGATGAGTTGACAAAAGAAACATCATTCACGCATGAAGACACTCCATGCAGCGATGATGTGGAAGAGGCATTACGAAGGGCAGGCCTTTCTTCTGATTCCCCTCCAGATAGCCCGGAAAGAAAAGTGCCAATTGTTGTTGAAGGAGATCCTTTAGTAAACGTTAGAGAAGAATGCCTCGAGAACCCTCAGAATGCAGAAAAAGCAGCAACTTCTAATATTGAAGAAGGCTTTGAAGGATATCCTTCATTAACTGTTAGAGAAGGCGTTGAGAACACTCAGAACCCAGAAGAAACAGCAACTTCTAACATTGAAGAAGGCTTGATTGTGAATCAAGAGGTGATTAGTGACATTGTGAAAACAGATACTATAGCAAATTCTCCCTCGATGCTAAAACCCTCTGAAGTAGATACAGGTAGGGACAAGGAAAGTGAAGAGCCGAATGGGCCAGAGAAGGATCTTTTGGTAAATAGGACATCTGATGAAGCGAATGTGTCAGAGAAGGATCCTTTGGTAAATAAGATATCTGATGAAACTATTGAACATTTAAGCAACACCACTAATATGGAAGAAGCGGCCAACAACTTGAATCCTTGTGAAAGTGGGATGAATAGGCCAATGGATGGTGCTACTGTGTCGGAGTTGGGGAGCAAGAACTGTGCTGAAAATAATGTTGCCGATGATGAGCCACCTTCTAATTGCAAATCATCCGGAGGAGAGAATGAAACAAATTCTCTGAGGAGTAAGAACGAAGCAAGGGAGGCCAAGTCCACGTCCAGCAGTAACAAGTCGGCTAATTCCACTGATTCCATATTGAAGAAG CTGGAAGCACACGTCAAAGAACACATCAGGCCGCTGTGCAAAAGCGGTGTAATTACTGTCGAACAATATCGATGGGCAGTCGGAAAAACAACTGAAAAGGTTATGAGGTACCATCAGAAGGACAAAAATGCAAATTTCCTCATCAAGGAGGGTGACAAGGTGAAAAGGCTTGCCGAGCAGtatgctgaagctgctgctcaGCAAAAGGAAGCATTATAG